A genome region from Mesorhizobium sp. WSM2240 includes the following:
- a CDS encoding glycosyltransferase family 1 protein — protein sequence MPERAPVLPAARERRWTLNGDFVGLRPTGVARYASEVTLALDALVAQGHPLARDLRLDVVAPRHLPETLRLKALPVRVVPEFRRPRLPQFWVQAQLPRHVPGGLVSFCNLAPVLLRRQIACIHDMHTRLMPESYTRGFRWAHRLILPLLGSRAARITTVSELSRGHLVEFGVATAGKIVVTYNGSDHALRWDAMRSKISVDSARPYVLCLGRRDQAYKNVGLLVRLASLLGEMGLDLWMPGDVDEATVRRYAPSKPDNLVLPGRISDDDFKKALMGAVCFLFPSRIEGFGLPAIEAMACGCPVVASTSPCLPEVCGDAALYADPDDLYAWAEIVRLITVNKDLRNRLVQSGRARAANYSWRAIAETYLELMMEVDLELSAG from the coding sequence ATGCCCGAGCGGGCGCCGGTCCTCCCCGCAGCCCGGGAACGGCGATGGACCCTCAATGGCGACTTCGTCGGGCTGCGGCCGACGGGGGTCGCGCGCTACGCCAGTGAGGTGACCTTGGCGCTGGATGCGCTGGTGGCGCAAGGCCACCCTCTGGCCCGTGATTTGCGCCTCGACGTCGTCGCTCCTCGCCATCTCCCAGAGACGCTTCGCCTCAAGGCCCTGCCGGTTCGCGTCGTCCCCGAATTCCGCCGGCCGAGACTTCCCCAATTCTGGGTCCAGGCCCAATTGCCGCGGCACGTCCCAGGGGGGCTGGTCAGCTTCTGCAATCTTGCCCCCGTGTTGCTCAGGCGGCAAATAGCCTGCATTCACGACATGCACACGAGGCTGATGCCCGAAAGCTATACAAGAGGCTTTCGCTGGGCGCATCGCTTGATCCTTCCGTTGCTCGGCAGCCGCGCCGCCCGCATCACGACGGTCTCGGAATTGTCGCGCGGGCATCTCGTCGAGTTCGGGGTCGCAACTGCCGGGAAGATCGTCGTCACCTACAACGGCAGCGATCACGCCTTGAGATGGGATGCGATGAGATCAAAGATTTCAGTCGATTCCGCGCGGCCCTATGTGCTTTGTCTTGGGCGTCGCGACCAGGCATATAAAAACGTCGGTCTTTTGGTGCGGCTGGCCTCGTTGCTCGGGGAGATGGGACTTGATCTTTGGATGCCGGGGGATGTCGACGAGGCGACCGTGAGGCGGTATGCGCCGTCGAAACCGGACAACCTTGTGCTTCCAGGCCGCATCAGCGATGACGACTTTAAAAAGGCGCTCATGGGCGCCGTTTGCTTTCTGTTTCCGTCTCGGATCGAAGGTTTTGGCCTTCCCGCAATCGAGGCAATGGCTTGTGGTTGCCCGGTTGTGGCTTCAACGTCGCCCTGCCTTCCCGAAGTCTGCGGGGATGCAGCCCTTTACGCCGATCCGGACGATCTCTACGCATGGGCCGAGATCGTCCGGCTTATCACCGTCAACAAAGACCTGCGAAACCGGTTGGTGCAAAGCGGGCGTGCGCGAGCGGCGAATTACTCGTGGCGCGCGATCGCCGAGACATATCTTGAGCTGATGATGGAGGTCGATCTGGAGCTGTCCGCGGGCTAG
- a CDS encoding MarR family transcriptional regulator, whose amino-acid sequence MALFSSKATFVEDLVKVDRKLRSLFEERAKACGLTLAHARLLMRLAKQDGLTQAQLTEALEIEQASIGILIDALVKKGFVTRRTVEGNRRAKAIYLTDQAREEAVAIREFATAVRERVLYDVDEKDLVTTMRVLREVARNLGAAA is encoded by the coding sequence ATGGCACTTTTTTCATCTAAAGCCACATTCGTCGAAGATCTTGTCAAGGTAGATCGTAAGCTTCGCTCGCTTTTCGAGGAACGCGCGAAAGCCTGCGGCCTAACACTCGCACACGCCCGATTGCTCATGCGTCTGGCCAAGCAAGATGGATTGACCCAGGCGCAACTCACCGAGGCCCTGGAGATTGAACAGGCGTCAATCGGTATATTGATCGATGCGCTGGTCAAGAAAGGCTTTGTCACCCGTCGCACCGTGGAAGGAAACCGGCGGGCCAAGGCAATCTATCTGACCGACCAGGCTCGTGAAGAGGCCGTGGCCATTCGCGAGTTCGCAACCGCGGTTCGCGAACGGGTGCTCTACGACGTTGATGAAAAGGACCTGGTGACGACCATGCGCGTGCTGCGGGAAGTCGCCCGCAACCTTGGCGCGGCGGCTTGA
- a CDS encoding glycosyltransferase encodes MKLALIIPTLGRPRQVLRLLAHLARQSRLPDEVIVSAPDSSHVDIPETSPFPVSLALGSRGLAVQRNAAMAPALGRFDIITFFDDDFVPADDYLELVERSFTDHHGWAVIMGRVVRDGASNAGLTWDDAAAALGASHEDKPVRAPVVDHVGAYGCNMSIRARLVGDLRFDERLVLYGWQEDIDFTSQLRSRGRVVCVNAIRGVHLGLKAGRVSGKRFGYSQVANPIYLVLKGSVPASFALPLMGRNVIANLARSLWPETYVDRRGRLRGNLLAIAHVLSGRIEPEYILKI; translated from the coding sequence ATGAAGCTCGCATTGATAATTCCGACACTCGGCCGCCCCCGGCAGGTGCTGCGCCTGCTCGCGCATCTGGCGCGCCAGTCCAGGCTGCCGGATGAAGTCATCGTGTCGGCGCCGGACTCGTCGCACGTCGATATACCCGAAACCTCACCCTTTCCCGTCTCGCTTGCCCTTGGCAGCCGCGGTCTTGCGGTGCAACGGAACGCCGCGATGGCGCCGGCGCTCGGCCGCTTCGACATCATCACCTTCTTCGACGACGACTTTGTGCCTGCCGACGACTATCTCGAGCTGGTCGAAAGGTCCTTTACCGACCATCATGGCTGGGCGGTGATCATGGGACGGGTGGTCAGGGATGGAGCCAGCAACGCCGGTCTGACCTGGGACGATGCGGCCGCTGCGCTCGGCGCCTCACACGAGGACAAGCCCGTCAGGGCGCCAGTGGTCGACCATGTCGGGGCGTACGGCTGCAACATGTCAATCCGCGCCCGTCTCGTCGGAGATCTGCGCTTCGACGAACGCCTTGTGCTGTATGGTTGGCAGGAGGATATCGACTTCACGAGCCAGTTGCGGTCGCGCGGGCGCGTGGTCTGCGTCAATGCCATAAGAGGCGTCCATCTGGGTCTTAAGGCCGGGCGCGTCAGCGGCAAGCGGTTCGGCTATTCGCAGGTCGCCAATCCGATCTACCTCGTTCTGAAGGGATCCGTCCCGGCGAGCTTCGCGCTGCCCCTGATGGGCCGCAACGTCATCGCCAACCTGGCCCGCAGCCTCTGGCCCGAAACATATGTCGATCGCCGCGGCCGGCTGCGCGGCAATCTACTGGCCATAGCGCACGTGCTCAGCGGGCGCATCGAGCCCGAATACATCCTCAAGATCTAG
- a CDS encoding glycosyltransferase, translated as MRHERIDARPTIFSTKLPEIAAGREAAIAVVHDWCPTFRGGERVLAQICKQFPKAEIFTLFDFLPAEIKEQYFKDVEFHASAANRIPMVQKFYRSLFFFCPFLIEQFDVTGYDAVISSSAAFSRGVITRPDQPHLCYVHSPVRYAWDEQFSYLQQGRLGFGPKGMLYRYMLHRLRTWDTRTAHGPDLMLANSNYVRSRIQHIYGRDARVVYPPVALDELPCVEDKDDYYVSASFLAPYKRTDLVIQAFNEMPSRRLIVVGEGQQSANLRALAGPNVTFSGFLPRKEYVDMLARAKAMVFAGCEDFGIALAEAQACGTPLIAFGRGGAADIVQRLGSSASPTGVLFKAQTVDHIKEAVDRFEESGEMITPRACAQNARRFSEENFDRAILESFEEVQALHAVT; from the coding sequence ATGCGCCATGAACGGATCGACGCCAGACCGACGATTTTTTCGACCAAATTGCCGGAAATTGCGGCCGGCCGCGAGGCGGCGATCGCAGTTGTGCATGACTGGTGCCCGACCTTTCGGGGCGGCGAACGCGTGCTCGCGCAAATCTGCAAGCAGTTCCCGAAGGCGGAAATCTTCACGCTTTTCGACTTCCTGCCCGCCGAGATAAAGGAGCAGTATTTCAAAGATGTGGAATTCCATGCGTCTGCGGCCAACCGGATCCCGATGGTGCAGAAATTCTACCGGTCGCTTTTTTTCTTCTGCCCCTTCCTGATCGAACAGTTCGACGTGACGGGCTATGACGCGGTCATCTCGTCCTCGGCCGCCTTCTCGCGCGGCGTGATCACCAGGCCGGATCAGCCACATCTTTGTTATGTGCACAGTCCTGTCCGCTACGCCTGGGACGAGCAGTTTTCCTATCTTCAACAGGGGAGACTGGGCTTTGGCCCGAAGGGAATGCTTTATCGGTACATGCTGCATCGCCTGAGGACGTGGGACACCAGGACCGCTCACGGTCCGGACCTGATGCTGGCGAACTCGAATTATGTCCGCTCCCGTATTCAGCACATTTACGGGCGCGACGCCCGCGTCGTTTACCCGCCGGTCGCCTTGGACGAGTTGCCGTGCGTGGAGGACAAGGACGACTATTATGTTTCTGCGTCCTTCCTCGCGCCTTACAAGCGCACCGATCTTGTCATCCAGGCATTCAACGAAATGCCGTCGCGGCGGCTGATCGTCGTTGGCGAAGGCCAGCAATCAGCCAATCTGCGGGCGCTGGCCGGACCGAACGTCACCTTTTCGGGTTTCCTGCCCCGCAAGGAGTATGTGGACATGCTGGCGCGGGCAAAGGCGATGGTCTTTGCAGGCTGCGAGGATTTCGGCATAGCGCTGGCTGAGGCGCAAGCGTGCGGGACGCCGCTGATCGCATTTGGCCGCGGCGGCGCGGCAGATATCGTGCAGCGCCTGGGATCGTCTGCCAGCCCCACGGGGGTGCTGTTTAAGGCGCAAACGGTCGATCACATCAAGGAGGCGGTGGACCGTTTCGAGGAAAGCGGCGAGATGATAACACCCCGCGCCTGCGCCCAGAACGCGAGGCGGTTTTCCGAGGAGAATTTTGATCGGGCGATCCTGGAGTCCTTCGAGGAAGTCCAGGCCCTCCACGCCGTCACGTGA
- a CDS encoding polysaccharide biosynthesis/export family protein, with amino-acid sequence MIPKLSAIAARPTQFRFSVLKRLALASAVSIVVAAHPQPLPAGEYLLGPQDKVRLKIYEWRPSRDVIFEWTALNDEFVVGADGTLFLPFAGQVEAQGTATSELAGAISDRLMQQMGLGRRPDVAVEIVQFRPFYIVGHVTQPGEFPYRPGLTVLQAIGIAGGLRTREENISRLEREVIAARGDVGLLELTHISLLARKARLEAELADSKQISFPAALTQRSTEGSVALLMQQERMIFDARTDGLRTQLRSLSELREFLEKELASLETQLTFHDKQVALIQQELSGVSSLVQKGLAAAPRELALERTLAQIQSDRLTAQTSLLRARQEISRTDIAIVDLRNRRANEVAETLRETQTQLNEITRRADTAVQLLHESEITAPALLAMRTRSERVQPVYKIVRTTGTGPTEFIADETTPIEPGDSVKIEIPLPQSAISAAHPAAPDLTRPVTSPAAALDAAGTN; translated from the coding sequence ATGATTCCGAAATTATCTGCAATAGCCGCACGTCCCACCCAGTTTCGTTTCTCAGTGCTAAAGCGGCTTGCCCTCGCCAGTGCCGTTTCTATCGTAGTGGCGGCGCACCCGCAACCGCTGCCCGCGGGCGAATATCTTCTAGGCCCACAAGACAAGGTTCGGCTCAAGATCTACGAGTGGCGGCCATCGCGCGACGTGATCTTTGAATGGACCGCGCTGAATGACGAATTCGTCGTTGGCGCGGACGGGACGCTCTTCCTTCCCTTCGCCGGCCAGGTCGAGGCGCAAGGAACCGCCACCAGCGAGCTCGCCGGCGCGATTTCTGACCGCCTGATGCAGCAGATGGGTCTCGGACGCAGACCCGACGTTGCCGTCGAGATCGTTCAGTTCAGGCCCTTCTACATAGTCGGCCACGTCACACAACCTGGCGAATTCCCCTACCGGCCAGGCCTGACGGTCCTGCAGGCGATCGGCATAGCGGGTGGGCTGCGGACCCGCGAGGAAAACATTTCCCGGCTGGAGCGCGAAGTGATTGCGGCGCGCGGCGACGTTGGTCTTCTTGAACTCACCCACATCAGCCTTCTGGCCCGCAAGGCCAGATTGGAGGCAGAGCTTGCAGACAGCAAGCAGATCAGCTTTCCCGCCGCGCTGACGCAACGCAGCACCGAAGGCTCGGTCGCACTGTTGATGCAACAGGAACGTATGATCTTCGATGCCCGCACCGACGGGCTGAGAACGCAGCTGCGTTCGCTCAGCGAATTGAGGGAATTTCTCGAGAAGGAATTGGCGTCGCTGGAAACCCAGCTTACCTTTCATGACAAGCAGGTCGCACTGATCCAGCAGGAATTGTCCGGCGTTTCCTCGCTGGTCCAAAAGGGCCTCGCCGCCGCGCCAAGGGAGCTGGCGCTGGAACGCACCCTTGCCCAGATCCAGAGCGACAGGCTGACGGCGCAAACCTCGCTCCTGCGCGCGCGCCAGGAGATCAGCAGAACCGACATTGCGATAGTCGATCTTCGCAACCGGCGGGCCAATGAGGTGGCTGAAACGCTGCGCGAAACGCAAACGCAGCTGAACGAGATCACCAGGAGGGCCGATACGGCCGTGCAGTTGCTCCACGAGTCGGAGATCACTGCCCCGGCACTGCTGGCCATGAGGACCCGCTCGGAAAGGGTCCAGCCCGTCTACAAGATCGTTCGCACCACAGGAACCGGGCCGACCGAATTCATTGCCGACGAAACAACCCCGATCGAACCGGGCGACTCCGTCAAGATCGAAATTCCGTTGCCGCAGTCCGCCATTTCCGCCGCTCACCCAGCTGCGCCTGATTTGACGCGGCCCGTGACCAGCCCGGCCGCGGCGCTGGACGCTGCGGGCACCAACTGA
- a CDS encoding glycosyltransferase family 1 protein has product MPRRWAINGRFLSQPTTGVQRYAGEIVRALDSWIAEQTPLARGLEVELLVPPGAESLELKAIEIRQVGGLHGHVWEQAALAASSKGIGLLSLCNTGPVAASKQILCIHDANVWNAPQSYSLAFRALYRVLLPALGHAAWSVSTVSAYSLEEIIRHAIAPAGKLFLAPNGHEHALRWKPEHSAETRLAASRDTIVMIGSVAPHKNAGFILDMADRLGRAGLRIAIVGMSDPRVFRSGQSRAEATNVHWLGRIPDHQLAALLKDSMCLAFPSLTEGFGLPALEAMAIGCPVVVSDRASLPEICGCAALFAPPDNADAWFDSFMRLRASPGLRLQMIGKGRAIASRFSWRRTASRYLEAMAIADGVHVQAGLELELT; this is encoded by the coding sequence ATGCCACGGCGCTGGGCGATCAACGGGCGGTTTCTTTCTCAGCCGACGACCGGCGTCCAGCGCTATGCGGGCGAAATCGTGCGGGCGCTCGATTCCTGGATCGCCGAGCAGACGCCGCTCGCGCGCGGCCTGGAGGTGGAACTGTTGGTCCCGCCTGGAGCTGAAAGCCTTGAGCTTAAAGCCATCGAAATCCGGCAGGTCGGCGGCCTCCACGGCCACGTCTGGGAACAGGCGGCGCTTGCCGCCAGTTCCAAGGGAATCGGCCTGCTCAGCCTGTGCAACACCGGGCCGGTCGCCGCGAGCAAGCAGATCCTATGCATCCATGACGCCAACGTTTGGAACGCCCCGCAGAGCTACTCCCTGGCGTTTCGCGCCCTCTATCGCGTGCTGCTGCCTGCTCTTGGACACGCGGCCTGGAGCGTCTCCACGGTATCGGCCTATTCTCTGGAGGAGATCATCCGCCACGCAATCGCCCCGGCAGGCAAGCTTTTCCTGGCCCCGAACGGTCATGAGCATGCGTTGCGGTGGAAGCCCGAGCACTCGGCCGAGACGCGGCTGGCGGCGTCGCGCGACACCATCGTGATGATCGGCAGCGTAGCGCCTCACAAGAATGCGGGGTTCATATTGGACATGGCCGATCGCCTCGGCCGCGCAGGACTGAGGATCGCCATCGTTGGCATGTCGGATCCGCGCGTTTTCAGGTCCGGCCAATCGCGAGCCGAAGCGACAAACGTCCATTGGCTCGGACGCATTCCAGACCACCAGCTGGCGGCTCTGCTGAAGGATTCGATGTGCCTTGCCTTTCCTTCCCTGACCGAAGGTTTTGGTCTGCCCGCGCTGGAGGCGATGGCGATTGGCTGCCCGGTTGTCGTTTCCGACCGCGCGAGCCTGCCCGAAATCTGCGGCTGCGCGGCGCTCTTCGCCCCGCCCGATAATGCCGATGCATGGTTCGACAGCTTCATGCGGCTGCGCGCCTCGCCCGGCCTGCGCTTGCAGATGATCGGAAAAGGCCGGGCAATAGCTTCCAGGTTCAGCTGGAGGCGCACCGCCTCGCGCTATCTGGAGGCGATGGCCATCGCGGATGGCGTTCACGTCCAAGCTGGACTGGAATTGGAACTCACGTGA